In Aegilops tauschii subsp. strangulata cultivar AL8/78 chromosome 3, Aet v6.0, whole genome shotgun sequence, one genomic interval encodes:
- the LOC109775222 gene encoding uncharacterized protein, with the protein MATLPCRAPLLLLLLVLPCCLLHRAAADDRQLLIRIKRVWRDPPVLAAWNGSGDHCTWPYVTCDASGRVTSLSLGNTGVAGPFPNAIGGLSGLTSLDLSGNYLDGELPADIGRALGENLTSLMLNGNYFNGTIPSSLSRLKNLQSLELDNNFLAGTIPAELGDLTGLQTLTLANNSFSVGELPASFKNLTQLKTFWVAICNLTGGFPSYVAEMRDLEVLDLSVNALTGSIPPAIWSLTKLKTVALYANNFTGEVVVADGAFGAVNLVTIDLTSNHRLSGPIPEAFGHLPNLETLNLYFNNFSGEIPASIGRLPSLVTLSLFSNRLTGRLPPDLGKNSSAGLMYIDVQDNDITGAIPEGLCANGKFQSLIARNNRLNGSIPAGLAGCATLNNLMLDNNQLSGEVPEALWKTAKLEQVLLRNNRLSGSLPVKMFSNLSSLHIENNQFGGNIPEVAVGLQKFTAGNNNFSGEMPASLGNGMPLLQAMDLSGNKLSGGIPKSIAKLGSLTQLDLSRNQLAGEIPAELGAMRVLNVLDLSSNKLSGDIPPPLAGLPLSSLNLSSNQLDGQVPAGLATAAYDRSFLGNPGLCHAGLGPGYLTGVRSCAAGSQAASSSGGVSPALRTGLLAAAGALLVLIVVFAFFIVRDIRKRKRAARDGGWKITPFQTDLGFGEAAILRALTEENLVGSGGSGRVYRAAYTNRYNGSAGAVAVKQIRSAGKVDEKLEREFESEAGILGGVRHKNIVRVLCCLSRDDSAGKLLVYDYMDNGSLDGWLHGHALTDGARHSVSSMARARSGRRKAGLDWPARIRVAVGAAQGLCYMHHECSPPIVHRDVKTSNILLDSEFRAKVADFGLARMLVQAGTPDTMSAVAGSFGYMAPECGYTRKVTEKVDVYSFGVVLLELTTGRAANDGGEDGSLAEWARHLYQSGGSITDATDNRIRYAGCSEEIEVVFRLGVMCTSASPSSRPTMKDVLQILLRCCEQTHQKGKAEPGREYEAAPLLLPQRGSRRKQLSNSDSEEKSDFDGIV; encoded by the exons ATGGCGACCTTACCATGTCGCGcgcccctcctcctcctgctgctcgtGCTACCTTGCTGCCTCCTGCACCGTGCGGCCGCCGACGATAGGCAGCTGCTCATCCGGATCAAGCGCGTGTGGCGCGACCCGCCCGTGCTCGCGGCATGGAACGGCTCGGGCGACCACTGCACCTGGCCCTACGTCACCTGCGATGCCTCCGGGCGCGTCACGAGCCTCTCCCTCGGCAACACCGGCGTCGCCGGACCGTTCCCGAACGCCATCGGCGGCCTCTCCGGCCTCACTAGCCTCGATTTGTCCGGTAACTACCTCGACGGCGAGCTCCCCGCCGACATCGGCCGCGCGCTCGGGGAGAACCTCACCTCTCTGATGCTCAACGGCAACTACTTCAACGGTACCATCCCTTCCTCTTTGTCCCGGTTAAAGAACCTGCAGTCGCTCGAGCTGGACAACAACTTCCTCGCCGGCACCATCCCGGCAGAGCTCGGCGACCTCACGGGCCTTCAGACGCTGACGCTCGCCAACAACTCGTTCAGCGTTGGCGAGCTGCCGGCGTCGTTCAAGAACCTGACCCAGCTGAAAACCTTTTGGGTGGCGATCTGCAACCTCACCGGCGGCTTTCCCAGCTATGTGGCGGAGATGCGGGACTTGGAGGTGCTCGACCTCTCGGTTAACGCCTTGACCGGAAGTATACCTCCGGCGATTTGGAGCCTCACCAAGTTGAAAACTGTGGCTCTgtatgcaaacaacttcaccggCGAGGTCGTTGTCGCCGACGGTGCTTTCGGCGCGGTGAATTTGGTGACGATCGATCTGACCTCGAATCACAGGCTAAGTGGGCCGATTCCGGAAGCGTTCGGGCACTTGCCGAACCTTGAAACACTGAACTTGTACTTCAACAACTTCTCCGGTGAGATACCCGCGAGCATCGGCCGGTTGCCTTCATTGGTGACCTTGAGCTTGTTCAGCAATCGTCTCACCGGCAGGCTCCCTCCGGACCTCGGCAAGAACTCGTCGGCAGGGTTGATGTATATTGATGTTCAGGACAACGACATCACCGGCGCGATTCCGGAGGGGCTTTGCGCCAACGGCAAGTTCCAGTCGCTCATCGCCAGGAACAACCGCTTGAACGGGTCCATCCCGGCAGGCCTCGCCGGTTGCGCCACGCTCAACAACCTTATGCTCGACAATAACCAGCTCTCCGGCGAGGTCCCTGAAGCGCTGTGGAAGACGGCAAAACTTGAACAGGTGTTGCTGCGGAATAACCGGCTCAGCGGCAGTCTGCCGGTCAAGATGTTCAGCAACCTCTCCAGTTTACACATAGAGAACAATCAGTTTGGTGGCAACATCCCAGAGGTGGCCGTTGGGCTCCAGAAGTTCACCGCCGGGAACAACAATTTTTCAGGGGAGATGCCAGCAAGTCTTGGTAACGGCATGCCGCTGCTGCAGGCAATGGACTTGTCCGGTAACAAGCTCTCTGGCGGGATCCCGAAGAGCATAGCCAAGCTCGGCTCACTGACGCAGCTGGACCTGAGCAGGAATCAACTCGCCGGCGAGATACCGGCTGAATTGGGCGCCATGCGGGTGCTCAACGTACTTGACCTGTCGTCGAACAAGCTATCCGGCGACATACCGCCGCCGCTTGCCGGGTTACCGCTAAGCTCGCTCAACCTGTCATCCAACCAGCTCGACGGCCAGGTACCGGCAGGGCTCGCCACCGCCGCTTACGATCGGAGCTTCCTCGGCAACCCCGGCCTCTGCCATGCTGGTCTGGGGCCCGGCTATCTCACCGGCGTGCGCTCCTGCGCTGCGGGATCACaagctgcctcctcctccggtggCGTCTCGCCGGCGCTCCGCACTGGCCTCCTGGCCGCTGCCGGCGCGCTCCTTGTCCTCATCGTGGTCTTCGCCTTCTTCATCGTCCGCGACATCAGGAAAAGGAAGCGCGCGGCACGGGACGGTGGCTGGAAGATCACGCCTTTCCAGACCGATTTGGGCTTCGGGGAGGCAGCCATACTCCGGGCGCTGACCGAGGAGAATCTCGTCGGCAGCGGCGGGTCGGGGCGCGTGTACCGCGCCGCGTACACTAACCGGTACAACGGCAGCGCCGGCGCCGTGGCCGTGAAGCAAATACGGAGCGCCGGGAAGGTGGACGAGAAGCTGGAGCGCGAGTTCGAGTCGGAGGCCGGCATCCTCGGCGGCGTCCGGCACAAGAACATCGTCAGGGTGTTGTGCTGCCTCTCCCGCGACGACTCTGCCGGCAAGCTCCTCGTGTACGACTACATGGACAACGGCAGCCTCGACGGGTGGCTCCACGGCCACGCTCTCACCGACGGCGCCAGGCACTCCGTGTCGTCCATGGCGAGGGCCCGGTCAGGCCGGCGCAAGGCTGGTTTGGACTGGCCCGCGAGGATCAGAGTCGCCGTGGGCGCCGCGCAGGGGCTCTGCTACATGCACCACGAGTGCTCCCCGCCCATCGTTCACCGGGACGTCAAGACCAGCAACATCTTGCTGGACTCCGAGTTCCGGGCCAAGGTCGCGGACTTCGGGCTGGCCAGGATGCTGGTGCAGGCCGGCACGCCCGACACCATGTCCGCCGTTGCCGGGTCGTTCGGCTACATGGCTCCTG AGTGCGGCTACACGAGGAAGGTGACGGAGAAGGTTGACGTGTACAGCTTCGGCGTGGTGCTCCTGGAGCTCACCACCGGGCGGGCGGCCAACGACGGCGGCGAGGACGGGTCGCTGGCGGAATGGGCGCGGCACCTGTACCAATCAGGAGGAAGCATCACCGACGCCACGGATAATCGCATCAGATACGCGGGGTGCTCGGAGGAGATCGAGGTCGTGTTCAGGCTCGGCGTGATGTGCACGAGCGCGTCGCCGTCGTCGCGGCCGACCATGAAGGACGTGCTGCAGATCCTGCTCAGGTGCTGCGAGCAGACGCACCAGAAGGGCAAGGCAGAGCCTGGCCGTGAGTACGAGGCGGCTCCGCTCTTGCTGCCGCAGCGCGGCAGCCGCCGGAAGCAGCTTTCGAACTCCGACAGCGAGGAGAAGAGCGACTTCGACGGCATTGTCTGA